One region of Duncaniella freteri genomic DNA includes:
- a CDS encoding pyridoxine 5'-phosphate synthase, whose product MTNLSVNINKIATLRNARGENVPDLLKVAADCEAYGAQGITVHPRPDERHIRRDDVYRLRPLVCTEFNIEGYPSQSFMDLVLQVRPTQVTLVPDAPDALTSSAGWDVASNMEFLVSVVDRFKAEGIRTSIFVGTDTDNIRQAAKTGTDRIELYTKPYADLYPSGPEKAVAPFVEAADVALKCGLGVNAGHDLSLVNLEYFHSMIPRLSEVSIGHALICDALYLGLEETIHRYLNCLK is encoded by the coding sequence ATGACAAATCTAAGCGTTAACATCAATAAAATAGCCACTCTGCGTAACGCGCGTGGAGAGAATGTCCCCGATCTTCTCAAAGTGGCAGCCGACTGTGAGGCGTATGGAGCACAGGGCATCACCGTGCACCCGCGTCCCGACGAGCGTCATATACGCCGTGATGATGTCTACAGATTGCGTCCGCTTGTGTGTACCGAGTTCAATATCGAGGGCTATCCGTCCCAGTCGTTCATGGACCTCGTGCTTCAGGTGCGTCCTACTCAGGTGACTCTTGTGCCGGATGCTCCCGATGCCCTCACTTCAAGTGCCGGATGGGATGTGGCATCCAATATGGAATTCCTCGTATCTGTTGTCGACCGTTTTAAGGCCGAGGGTATCCGCACCTCTATATTTGTGGGGACCGATACCGACAACATCCGTCAGGCTGCAAAGACAGGCACCGACCGTATAGAGCTTTACACAAAGCCCTACGCCGACCTTTACCCTTCCGGTCCTGAGAAAGCGGTCGCTCCATTTGTCGAGGCAGCTGATGTAGCTTTGAAATGCGGGCTCGGTGTAAATGCCGGACATGATCTCAGCCTGGTCAATCTTGAATATTTTCACTCGATGATACCTCGCCTGAGCGAAGTCTCCATCGGGCATGCTCTAATCTGTGATGCCCTGTATCTGGGGCTCGAAGAGACAATCCACCGTTATCTCAATTGCCTTAAGTAA
- a CDS encoding MotA/TolQ/ExbB proton channel family protein, protein MQDQAAQMVQELSVWDLTMRGGLIMIPLAILSVISIYIFVERYIAISRARKEDSSFMERIRDYIKDGEIESARNLCNRTDTPYSRLILKGISRIGRPMNDVLVAIENTGNIEIANLEKGLSWLATAAAGGPMIGFLGTVIGMVDAFYNLASAGTSANIAVLADGIYAALVTTVAGLVVGIIALFAYNYLVARINKVMNNLEAKTMEFMDLLNEPA, encoded by the coding sequence ATGCAGGACCAGGCTGCTCAGATGGTACAGGAACTCTCAGTATGGGACCTCACTATGCGTGGAGGTCTTATCATGATACCCCTCGCAATACTGTCTGTGATAAGTATATATATCTTTGTGGAGCGTTACATCGCCATCAGCCGCGCCCGTAAAGAGGATTCGTCGTTCATGGAACGCATACGTGACTACATAAAGGATGGTGAGATCGAGAGCGCACGCAATCTGTGCAACCGCACCGACACACCATATTCTCGTCTCATACTCAAAGGAATTTCACGAATCGGACGTCCTATGAACGATGTCCTTGTGGCTATCGAGAACACTGGCAACATAGAGATTGCCAATCTTGAGAAAGGGCTTTCATGGCTTGCCACAGCTGCTGCCGGAGGACCCATGATCGGATTCCTCGGCACTGTGATAGGCATGGTCGATGCGTTCTATAATCTCGCATCAGCAGGTACCAGTGCAAACATTGCCGTGCTTGCCGACGGCATCTACGCTGCTCTTGTCACGACTGTTGCCGGTCTTGTGGTAGGCATTATAGCACTGTTTGCCTACAACTATCTTGTGGCGCGTATCAACAAGGTGATGAACAATCTTGAGGCTAAG